In Luteitalea sp. TBR-22, one genomic interval encodes:
- a CDS encoding class I SAM-dependent methyltransferase, protein MALLGQDRTRTDEEVLQGDAATRALSVTAVENDFVEKVYDRLASVYDLTFGPTLHPGRVQALQRMQIHPGDRILEVGVGTGINCAMYPSNTEITGIDYSDAMLEKARERVARKGLKNVRLLQMDAQDLKFDDNAFDIVYAPYLISVVPDPVKVAQEMRRVCKPGGRIIFLNHFLSPNKLLSKAERLISPLMVHIGFKSDLDLPAFLAQANLQPVSIEKVNIPRIWSLVTCIKD, encoded by the coding sequence ATGGCATTGTTGGGGCAGGATCGGACGCGTACCGACGAAGAGGTGCTGCAGGGCGACGCCGCCACTCGCGCACTGTCGGTGACGGCTGTCGAGAACGACTTCGTCGAGAAGGTCTACGACCGTCTCGCGAGCGTCTACGACCTCACGTTCGGGCCCACGCTGCACCCCGGGCGTGTGCAGGCGCTCCAGCGCATGCAGATCCACCCCGGCGACAGGATTCTCGAGGTGGGCGTCGGCACCGGCATCAACTGCGCGATGTACCCGAGCAACACCGAGATCACGGGCATCGACTACTCCGATGCCATGCTCGAGAAGGCGCGCGAGCGCGTCGCTCGCAAGGGCCTGAAGAACGTCCGACTGCTGCAGATGGACGCGCAGGACCTCAAGTTCGACGACAACGCCTTCGACATCGTCTACGCGCCGTACCTGATCAGCGTCGTTCCCGACCCGGTCAAGGTGGCGCAGGAGATGCGCCGGGTGTGCAAGCCCGGGGGCCGCATCATCTTCCTGAACCACTTCCTCAGCCCCAACAAGCTGTTGTCGAAGGCCGAGCGGCTCATCTCGCCGCTGATGGTCCACATCGGCTTCAAGTCCGACCTCGACCTGCCGGCCTTCCTCGCCCAGGCCAATCTCCAGCCGGTCTCGATCGAAAAGGTCAACATCCCCAGGATCTGGTCGCTGGTCACCTGCATCAAGGACTGA
- a CDS encoding PEP-CTERM sorting domain-containing protein encodes MKLTHFVAALSFFVGLSSSAPAQAAPISATGQVSLGVADWTPAVLINVGTTFNFTYSLFTGGTGALTIVPGFVPPAVNPAAAVVTQSITATVGAPVSFDAAWGDFTGTVTTAALNPGSTSTNRSVSVTAFGTFVPQGLVSTFTPGPMSLTFSATQTRIGGRRSDDELGSVSASYTVASTVRRIPEPASLTLAGLALASAGLLRRRRR; translated from the coding sequence ATGAAGCTCACCCATTTCGTCGCTGCCCTCTCCTTCTTCGTCGGCCTGTCTTCCAGCGCTCCGGCGCAGGCGGCGCCGATCTCGGCCACGGGTCAGGTCTCCCTCGGTGTCGCGGACTGGACGCCGGCCGTCCTCATCAACGTCGGGACCACCTTCAACTTCACCTACTCCCTGTTCACGGGCGGCACCGGCGCCCTGACCATCGTTCCGGGCTTCGTCCCGCCGGCCGTGAACCCGGCGGCCGCCGTGGTCACCCAGTCGATCACCGCCACGGTGGGCGCGCCGGTCAGCTTCGATGCCGCCTGGGGCGACTTCACGGGCACGGTGACCACCGCCGCCCTGAACCCGGGCAGCACGTCGACCAACCGATCGGTGTCGGTGACGGCCTTCGGCACCTTCGTGCCGCAGGGGCTGGTCAGCACGTTCACGCCGGGCCCGATGAGCCTCACCTTCTCGGCCACCCAGACGCGCATCGGCGGCCGCCGTAGCGACGACGAACTCGGATCCGTGTCGGCGTCGTACACGGTGGCCTCGACGGTGCGCCGCATTCCGGAGCCTGCGAGCCTCACGCTGGCCGGCCTGGCCCTCGCCTCCGCAGGCCTGTTGCGTCGACGTCGGCGCTGA
- a CDS encoding long-chain fatty acid--CoA ligase, whose translation MPVAVASQVRSHRFPPSIASRISSLAQLPGDLLRTYPRPDLLQVCTASGLVPCSTSAFVERVRAIGLALTDMGMAPGDRVAIMSETRQEWVLADMGIVTARLVTVPIYPTISGQQARFILQDSGARGVFVSDATQAEKILSVRHLLPELEFIVVFTDEVPPAAVRGSHTVLRLEGLVERGTARAADPGAVARYEAGIAAVRPDDLLTIIYTSGTTGEPKGVMLTHENVLSNLRAVSPVLELTPQDVALSYLPLSHVFERMVTYLYMYEGLTVCHAESLDTLARDLQLARPTVMTGVPRVYEKLHAKIHEVAANAPAFRRRLFEWAVRIGTEASAARISGRSLSPLLKMQEAVADSLVAAKIREKVGGRLKLAVSGSAPLPAHIAVFFNAVGIPLIEGYGLTETSPVLTVNPRTRPRFGTVGCAVDGVELAIGDDGEILARGPNIMKGYWQRPDDTAAVLEPDGWFHTGDIGTLSDDGYLTITDRKKELLVTSGGKKIAPAPIEALLKRHPLVAEAMIVGEARKFPAVLIVPNFPQLEHRLKLLGMPLGPREELVVREDVVSLYQEVVEPLNRDLAQFERLKKVALLPTEFSIAGGELTPTLKLRRRVVLERWQAVVDRLYENP comes from the coding sequence ATGCCCGTTGCCGTCGCGTCGCAAGTCCGCTCCCATCGCTTCCCACCCTCAATCGCCTCACGCATCTCGTCACTGGCGCAGCTGCCGGGAGACCTTCTGCGGACGTACCCCCGCCCCGACCTGCTGCAGGTCTGCACGGCGTCGGGGCTGGTGCCCTGCTCGACGTCGGCCTTCGTCGAGCGCGTGCGCGCCATCGGGCTGGCGCTCACGGACATGGGCATGGCGCCCGGCGATCGCGTGGCGATCATGTCCGAGACGCGCCAGGAGTGGGTCCTGGCCGACATGGGCATCGTGACGGCGCGGCTGGTCACCGTGCCGATCTATCCGACCATCTCGGGGCAGCAGGCCCGCTTCATCCTGCAGGACTCGGGTGCCCGCGGCGTGTTCGTGTCCGACGCCACGCAGGCCGAGAAGATCCTCTCGGTGCGACACCTGCTCCCCGAGCTCGAGTTCATCGTCGTGTTCACCGACGAGGTGCCGCCCGCCGCCGTGCGCGGCAGCCACACGGTGCTCCGGCTCGAGGGCCTGGTGGAGCGCGGCACGGCGCGGGCTGCCGATCCTGGCGCCGTGGCGCGGTACGAGGCCGGCATCGCCGCGGTCAGGCCCGACGACCTGCTCACGATCATCTACACGTCGGGCACGACGGGCGAGCCCAAGGGCGTGATGCTGACGCACGAGAACGTGCTGTCGAACCTTCGCGCGGTCTCGCCGGTGCTCGAACTCACGCCGCAGGACGTCGCCCTGAGCTACCTGCCGCTGAGCCACGTGTTCGAGCGCATGGTCACGTACCTCTACATGTACGAGGGCCTCACGGTGTGCCATGCCGAGTCGCTCGACACGCTGGCCCGCGACCTGCAACTGGCGCGGCCCACGGTGATGACCGGCGTGCCGCGCGTGTACGAGAAGTTGCACGCGAAGATCCACGAGGTCGCGGCCAACGCGCCTGCCTTCCGTCGCCGCCTGTTCGAGTGGGCCGTGCGCATCGGCACCGAGGCGTCGGCGGCGCGCATTTCCGGCCGGTCCCTGTCGCCGCTGCTCAAGATGCAGGAGGCCGTGGCCGACAGCCTGGTCGCCGCGAAGATCCGCGAGAAGGTCGGCGGTCGGCTGAAGCTCGCCGTGTCGGGCAGCGCGCCCCTGCCGGCGCACATCGCGGTGTTCTTCAACGCCGTCGGCATCCCGCTCATCGAGGGCTACGGCCTCACCGAGACCTCGCCGGTGCTCACCGTCAACCCGCGCACGCGACCGCGGTTCGGGACCGTCGGGTGCGCGGTGGACGGGGTGGAACTCGCCATCGGCGACGACGGCGAGATCCTGGCGCGCGGCCCGAACATCATGAAGGGCTACTGGCAGCGGCCCGACGACACCGCAGCCGTGCTCGAACCGGACGGCTGGTTCCACACCGGCGACATCGGCACGCTGAGCGACGACGGCTACCTGACGATCACCGACCGCAAGAAGGAACTGCTGGTCACCTCGGGGGGCAAGAAGATCGCGCCGGCGCCGATCGAGGCGCTGCTGAAGAGGCACCCGCTGGTGGCCGAGGCGATGATCGTCGGCGAGGCGCGCAAGTTCCCGGCCGTGCTGATCGTGCCCAACTTCCCGCAACTCGAGCATCGTCTCAAGCTGCTGGGCATGCCCCTCGGCCCGCGCGAGGAACTGGTCGTGCGTGAAGACGTGGTCTCGCTCTACCAGGAAGTGGTCGAGCCGCTCAACCGCGATCTCGCGCAGTTCGAGCGCCTGAAGAAGGTGGCGCTGCTGCCCACCGAGTTCAGCATCGCCGGTGGTGAGCTGACGCCGACGCTCAAGCTGCGTCGCCGCGTCGTGCTCGAACGCTGGCAGGCCGTCGTCGATCGGCTGTACGAGAATCCGTAG
- a CDS encoding redox-sensing transcriptional repressor Rex has translation MSDLARDRPGGDQVSELTTARLSVYLRCLEALDAAGVKTVSSQGLEAQFQLNAAQIRKDLAHFGEFGIRGVGYYVKDLKRHLRQILGLDRSIKVVIIGAGNLGLALADYPGFRVDGFDVVSLLDTAREKVGQYSRSGVPIRHVRDLARLVEREKIDIAVISVPAEAAQGTVDDVVATGIRAILNFSPGNLRVPSHVKLKSMDLTVTFESLSFFLAHGHVAP, from the coding sequence GTGTCCGACCTCGCGCGTGACCGGCCCGGTGGGGACCAGGTCTCCGAACTCACCACGGCGCGGTTGTCCGTCTACCTGCGGTGCCTCGAGGCGCTCGACGCCGCCGGGGTCAAGACCGTCTCCTCGCAGGGGCTGGAGGCGCAGTTCCAGCTGAATGCGGCGCAGATCCGCAAGGACCTGGCGCATTTCGGCGAGTTCGGCATCCGCGGGGTCGGCTACTACGTCAAGGACCTCAAGCGCCACCTGCGGCAGATCCTCGGCCTGGACCGCAGCATCAAGGTGGTGATCATCGGCGCCGGCAACCTCGGGCTCGCCCTGGCCGACTACCCCGGATTCAGGGTGGACGGCTTCGACGTCGTGTCGCTGCTCGACACGGCCAGGGAGAAGGTGGGGCAGTACTCCCGCAGCGGCGTCCCGATCCGGCACGTCCGCGACCTCGCGCGGCTGGTCGAGCGGGAGAAGATCGACATCGCCGTCATCAGCGTGCCGGCCGAGGCGGCCCAGGGCACGGTCGACGACGTCGTGGCCACCGGCATCCGTGCGATCCTGAACTTCTCCCCCGGGAACCTGCGTGTCCCGTCCCACGTGAAGTTGAAGAGCATGGACCTCACCGTCACCTTCGAGAGCCTCTCGTTCTTCCTCGCCCATGGCCACGTCGCCCCGTAG
- the moaC gene encoding cyclic pyranopterin monophosphate synthase MoaC: MATSPRRPRALTHADAEGRVRMVDVSAKPVTHRVAVARGFVHVSAAARRLVRTGTVKKGDPLQAARIAGIMAAKGTATLIPLCHPLPLSGVDVSVELARGGIAIEASVRTTGQTGVEMEALTAVAVAGLTVYDMLKAVDREMVIDRIRLVEKRGGQSGTFKARTS; encoded by the coding sequence ATGGCCACGTCGCCCCGTAGGCCCCGCGCGCTCACGCACGCCGACGCCGAGGGCCGCGTCCGGATGGTGGACGTCTCGGCCAAGCCGGTGACCCATCGCGTGGCGGTGGCGCGTGGCTTCGTCCACGTCTCGGCAGCGGCGCGTCGACTGGTGCGCACCGGCACCGTGAAGAAGGGCGACCCCCTGCAAGCGGCGCGCATCGCCGGGATCATGGCCGCCAAGGGGACGGCGACGCTCATCCCGCTGTGCCATCCCCTGCCGTTGAGCGGGGTCGACGTCTCGGTCGAACTGGCGCGCGGCGGGATCGCGATCGAGGCCAGCGTGCGGACCACCGGGCAGACGGGTGTCGAGATGGAGGCGCTGACGGCCGTGGCGGTCGCGGGACTCACCGTCTACGACATGCTGAAGGCCGTGGACAGGGAGATGGTCATCGACCGGATCCGGCTCGTCGAGAAGCGCGGCGGGCAAAGTGGTACCTTCAAGGCACGCACATCCTGA
- a CDS encoding NADH-quinone oxidoreductase subunit I produces the protein MIRPWIVGFKTTLGHMFKKPISVNYPDEKVPMFPKWRGKQVLMRDENGLEKCVACGLCAVACPADAIYLEPAENDGSVMAGPRYARTYQIHKTRCIFCGYCEEACPVSAIFMGKDYELAVYSKDDFVWDKEDLLVPVPGQAQAPAARK, from the coding sequence ATGATTCGTCCCTGGATCGTCGGGTTCAAGACCACGCTCGGGCACATGTTCAAGAAGCCCATCAGCGTGAACTACCCGGACGAGAAGGTTCCGATGTTCCCGAAGTGGCGCGGCAAGCAGGTCTTGATGCGCGACGAGAACGGGTTGGAGAAGTGCGTGGCATGCGGGCTCTGCGCCGTGGCATGTCCCGCCGATGCGATCTACCTCGAACCTGCCGAGAACGACGGCAGCGTGATGGCCGGGCCGCGTTACGCCCGCACATATCAGATCCACAAGACCCGCTGCATCTTCTGCGGGTACTGCGAAGAGGCCTGTCCCGTGTCTGCCATCTTCATGGGCAAGGACTACGAACTGGCCGTGTACAGCAAGGACGACTTCGTGTGGGACAAGGAAGACCTCCTCGTCCCCGTGCCTGGCCAGGCTCAGGCGCCGGCGGCGCGCAAGTAA
- a CDS encoding bifunctional homocysteine S-methyltransferase/methylenetetrahydrofolate reductase — MTESFLDALRARVLICDGAMGTQLYARGVFLNRAFEDLNLTEPDLVVGVHQAYVRAGAEIIETNTFGANRLKLASFGLAEKVHAINVAGARIARHAARDGAWVAGSIGPLGVRVEPWGKTGLDEAAAIFAEQARGLADGGVDLFVLETFRDVSEIGAAIRAIRSVSDRPVVAMLTTAEDGNTLDGTPVEQFGPQLVEFGADVIGVNCSVGPAAMLDTVERLAKVVPGTLLAAMPNAGKPRDVDGRNLYLCSPDYMASYARRFVGAGVRLIGGCCGTTPDHVRQIALAVHALGAPAPTSPSVTGTTPVREAVTPVPVESRSRLANALRRGRFVTGVELVPPAGFGHDRIAQQAREARINGLDVVLVSDGSGTRARMSALASAVTVEQSAGVEAILEYSCRDHSLHAMQADLLGAHALGLRNLLLVTGRPLRRSAYPDATAVFDVDSIGLTNVAARFNRGEDVGGQPIGVPTGFHIGVAANPTAVMPERELSRYRYKVEAGAEFVVMGPIYDVDALRQFLDETTEQRVPVLAIVRPFESARQAEQLANEEPGVSVPEALVTRMAEAERTGRVHEEALTIARELVVAIRPLVAGIIVAAAGGRVATALDVLGALTRSEDLLPQVGQSA; from the coding sequence GTGACCGAGTCCTTCCTCGACGCCCTGCGCGCTCGGGTGCTCATCTGCGATGGCGCGATGGGCACCCAGCTCTACGCCCGCGGCGTCTTCCTCAATCGCGCGTTCGAGGACCTGAATCTCACCGAGCCCGACCTCGTCGTCGGGGTCCATCAGGCCTACGTGCGCGCCGGCGCCGAGATCATCGAGACCAACACCTTCGGCGCCAATCGCCTGAAGCTGGCCAGCTTCGGGCTGGCCGAGAAGGTGCACGCGATCAACGTGGCCGGCGCGCGCATCGCGCGCCATGCGGCGCGCGACGGGGCGTGGGTGGCCGGCTCGATCGGGCCGCTCGGCGTGCGCGTCGAGCCGTGGGGCAAGACGGGCCTCGACGAGGCGGCGGCGATCTTCGCCGAGCAGGCGCGTGGCCTGGCCGACGGGGGCGTCGACCTCTTCGTGCTGGAGACCTTCCGGGACGTCAGCGAGATCGGCGCCGCCATCCGGGCCATCCGCAGCGTCAGTGATCGCCCGGTCGTCGCGATGCTGACCACCGCCGAGGACGGCAACACGCTGGACGGCACACCGGTCGAGCAGTTCGGGCCGCAACTGGTGGAGTTCGGCGCCGACGTCATCGGCGTCAACTGCAGCGTCGGACCGGCGGCGATGCTCGACACGGTCGAACGGCTGGCCAAGGTCGTGCCCGGTACGCTGCTCGCCGCGATGCCCAACGCGGGCAAGCCCCGCGACGTCGACGGCCGCAACCTGTATCTCTGCTCGCCCGACTACATGGCGTCGTACGCGCGGCGGTTCGTCGGCGCCGGCGTGCGGCTGATCGGCGGCTGCTGCGGCACCACCCCCGATCACGTGCGCCAGATCGCCCTTGCCGTACACGCCCTCGGAGCGCCGGCCCCGACGTCGCCCTCGGTGACCGGGACCACCCCGGTGCGCGAAGCCGTGACGCCCGTGCCGGTCGAGTCGAGATCGCGCCTGGCCAATGCCCTGCGGCGGGGGCGTTTCGTGACCGGCGTCGAGTTGGTGCCGCCGGCCGGCTTCGGACACGACCGCATCGCGCAGCAGGCGCGCGAGGCCCGCATCAACGGCCTCGATGTGGTGCTGGTGAGCGACGGGTCGGGCACGCGAGCCCGCATGAGCGCCCTGGCCAGTGCCGTCACCGTGGAGCAGAGTGCCGGTGTCGAGGCCATCCTGGAATACAGCTGCCGCGACCACAGCCTGCACGCCATGCAGGCGGACCTGCTTGGCGCGCACGCGCTCGGGCTGCGCAACCTCCTGTTGGTGACGGGACGGCCCTTGCGCCGGTCTGCCTATCCGGACGCCACCGCGGTGTTCGATGTCGATTCGATCGGCCTGACCAACGTCGCCGCCCGCTTCAACCGCGGCGAGGATGTGGGGGGCCAGCCCATCGGGGTGCCCACCGGCTTCCACATCGGCGTCGCGGCCAACCCGACGGCGGTGATGCCCGAGCGTGAGCTCTCGCGCTATCGGTACAAGGTGGAGGCCGGCGCCGAGTTCGTGGTCATGGGCCCCATCTACGACGTCGACGCGCTGCGGCAGTTCCTCGACGAGACGACCGAGCAGCGGGTGCCGGTGCTGGCCATCGTGCGCCCCTTCGAGAGCGCGCGTCAGGCCGAGCAGTTGGCCAACGAGGAACCCGGCGTGAGCGTGCCCGAGGCTCTGGTGACGCGCATGGCAGAGGCCGAGCGGACCGGTCGCGTGCATGAGGAGGCGCTCACGATCGCCCGTGAACTCGTCGTGGCGATCCGGCCGCTGGTCGCTGGCATCATCGTCGCAGCCGCCGGTGGTCGGGTGGCGACGGCGCTGGACGTGCTCGGCGCCCTGACGAGGTCGGAGGACCTCCTGCCCCAGGTGGGGCAATCCGCGTGA
- the lepB gene encoding signal peptidase I, with amino-acid sequence MVGPNPPSGFTPVVAPVSAQAADEALRAATAEVRRPSIWMRAAEELFTWFKTLASAAVYATLIVTFGFQVARVEGQSMAPTLSDQDRLIVNKAIYKVGEPQRGDIVMLWYPVDPDKSFVKRVIAEPRDRVRIVDGRVFVNDVQLEDAYVPSEYRGHDDWGPQEIPEGYYFVMGDHRNNSSDSRHWGTVPKKYIIGKVQLRWWPLPRATVFE; translated from the coding sequence GTGGTCGGGCCCAACCCGCCGTCCGGCTTCACCCCGGTCGTGGCGCCGGTGAGCGCCCAGGCCGCCGACGAAGCGCTCAGGGCCGCAACGGCAGAGGTGCGTCGCCCCTCGATCTGGATGCGCGCCGCCGAGGAACTCTTCACGTGGTTCAAGACGCTGGCCTCGGCCGCCGTCTACGCCACGCTCATCGTCACCTTCGGGTTCCAGGTGGCGCGGGTCGAGGGCCAGAGCATGGCCCCCACCCTGTCGGATCAGGACCGGCTGATCGTCAACAAGGCGATCTACAAGGTCGGCGAGCCGCAGCGCGGCGACATCGTCATGCTGTGGTACCCGGTGGATCCGGACAAGTCGTTCGTCAAGCGCGTGATCGCCGAGCCACGCGATCGCGTGCGCATCGTCGACGGGCGCGTGTTCGTCAACGACGTCCAGCTCGAGGACGCCTACGTGCCGTCCGAGTACCGGGGGCACGACGACTGGGGGCCGCAGGAGATTCCGGAGGGCTACTACTTCGTGATGGGCGACCACCGGAACAACAGCTCCGACAGCCGCCACTGGGGCACGGTCCCCAAGAAGTACATCATCGGCAAGGTGCAGTTGCGCTGGTGGCCGCTGCCCCGGGCGACGGTGTTCGAGTGA
- a CDS encoding sensor histidine kinase yields the protein MPQGPRFLTFEQYLLVTQIVQLAAVAALSTMLVRFRRFRTLLLTERRDWPERVKFIGALGIPLSAGVASRLLLNYAAADVSLGGAYMAGLVAGPYAGAIVGAMVGLTAMAGGEWIAVPLYVGCGFAGGGLREICPKDAIWHFSPFVLTGLLRYLWKLVRRFEVDWQMLLIAAPLALEVLHQALGHRYGIERLFFFPAHSPGMLALTLLATTLTVAIPIKVWNSARIEHKLQEQEALLLEARIEALTSQINPHFLFNTLTSISSLIRTRPDTARMLINRLSGLLRRRLRAHDHFVSLRDELTAVDEYLDIECVRFGPSLRVDKDIDPATLDQVVPSMILQPLVENSIKHGLADKLGDRVITLRSQRQAGLLVLEVVDNGVGIDDTRPARSTGSGSSIGLANVAERLRVMYGAQGRLSIDSAADQGTRVRLEIPDILLPGRRTA from the coding sequence GTGCCCCAGGGTCCGCGCTTCCTGACGTTCGAGCAGTACCTGCTCGTGACGCAAATCGTGCAGCTGGCCGCCGTGGCCGCGCTGTCGACGATGCTGGTGCGGTTCCGGAGGTTTCGCACGCTCCTGCTGACCGAGCGCCGCGACTGGCCGGAGCGGGTCAAGTTCATCGGCGCCCTCGGCATCCCGCTGTCAGCAGGCGTCGCCAGCCGGCTGCTCCTCAATTACGCGGCTGCTGACGTCTCCCTCGGCGGCGCCTACATGGCCGGCCTGGTCGCCGGTCCCTACGCCGGCGCCATCGTCGGCGCCATGGTGGGGCTCACCGCGATGGCCGGCGGCGAGTGGATCGCGGTGCCGCTGTACGTCGGTTGCGGCTTCGCCGGCGGCGGCCTCCGCGAGATCTGCCCCAAGGATGCCATCTGGCACTTCTCCCCGTTCGTGCTGACCGGGTTGCTGCGCTACCTCTGGAAGCTGGTGCGCCGGTTCGAGGTGGACTGGCAGATGCTGCTCATCGCGGCGCCGCTGGCGCTCGAGGTGCTGCATCAGGCCCTCGGCCATCGTTACGGCATCGAACGCCTGTTCTTCTTCCCGGCGCACTCTCCCGGCATGCTGGCCCTGACGCTGCTCGCCACGACGCTCACCGTGGCCATCCCCATCAAGGTCTGGAATTCGGCGCGGATCGAGCACAAGCTGCAGGAGCAGGAGGCGCTCCTGCTCGAGGCGCGCATCGAGGCGCTCACCAGCCAGATCAACCCGCACTTCCTCTTCAACACCCTGACGTCCATCTCGTCGTTGATCCGCACGCGCCCCGACACCGCACGCATGCTGATCAACCGGCTCTCGGGGTTGCTGCGCCGCCGCCTGCGCGCCCACGACCACTTCGTGTCCCTGCGCGACGAACTGACGGCGGTCGACGAGTACCTCGACATCGAGTGCGTGCGTTTCGGCCCGTCGCTCCGGGTGGACAAGGACATCGATCCGGCGACCCTCGACCAGGTCGTGCCGAGCATGATCCTGCAGCCCCTCGTGGAGAACTCGATCAAGCACGGCCTGGCCGACAAGCTCGGCGATCGCGTGATCACCCTCCGGTCGCAGCGACAGGCCGGCCTCCTGGTCCTGGAGGTCGTCGACAACGGCGTCGGCATCGACGACACCCGGCCCGCCCGCAGCACCGGCAGCGGCAGCAGCATCGGGCTGGCCAACGTGGCGGAACGCCTGCGGGTCATGTACGGCGCCCAGGGTCGCCTGTCGATCGACAGTGCAGCGGACCAGGGCACGCGGGTGCGGCTGGAGATCCCGGACATCCTGCTGCCAGGGAGGCGGACGGCGTAA
- a CDS encoding ferritin has product MSSRVYEAINDQVNNELSASHSYLAMSGVCEQLNFPGAAHWFRVQSEEERGHALRLFDFIHARNYGVTLRQIHVETVPVRTLLEVFRASLAQEEQVSKQIDALYEIAMQEKDFAAVVEMQWFVTEQVEEEKSARDVIAKLEMAGSDARALLEIDRELGARAGEGGGTGGEGARG; this is encoded by the coding sequence ATGAGTTCCCGGGTGTACGAGGCCATCAACGATCAGGTGAACAACGAGCTTTCGGCGTCGCACAGCTACCTGGCGATGTCGGGCGTGTGCGAGCAGCTCAACTTCCCGGGCGCGGCGCACTGGTTCCGCGTGCAGAGCGAGGAAGAGCGTGGGCATGCCCTGCGCCTGTTCGACTTCATCCACGCGCGCAACTACGGCGTGACCCTTCGCCAGATTCACGTGGAGACCGTGCCCGTACGCACGCTGCTCGAGGTGTTCCGCGCGTCGCTCGCCCAGGAAGAGCAGGTCAGCAAGCAGATCGACGCCCTCTACGAGATCGCGATGCAGGAGAAGGACTTCGCGGCCGTGGTGGAGATGCAGTGGTTCGTGACCGAGCAGGTCGAGGAAGAGAAGTCGGCGCGCGACGTCATCGCCAAGCTCGAGATGGCGGGCAGCGATGCGCGGGCCCTGCTGGAGATCGATCGGGAACTCGGTGCGCGGGCCGGCGAGGGCGGCGGCACGGGGGGCGAGGGCGCGCGAGGGTGA
- a CDS encoding LytTR family DNA-binding domain-containing protein, with the protein MKVSVLVVDDEQLAREELCYLLSKDASVEVTGQADNGIAALDLLDDLEPDIVFLDVQMPGLTGFEVARQLAQRPRPPHVVFVTAFDQYALDAFTVNAVDYLLKPVEPARLEEALARARSRIDRARSGVVSPQALAEIVEAVAARQARRSPIVVKVDDRILLVQAEDLVYASLNEDEVTIVASQVTGTSNYRTLDELQAQLDQATFWRVHRSYLVNINKIKEIVPWFSRNFILRMRDAKSTEIPVSRAQTKRLRDYLQL; encoded by the coding sequence ATGAAGGTCAGCGTCCTTGTGGTCGACGACGAACAGCTGGCGCGGGAGGAACTGTGTTACCTCCTCTCGAAGGACGCCTCGGTCGAGGTGACCGGCCAGGCCGACAACGGCATCGCGGCGCTCGACCTGCTGGACGACCTCGAGCCCGACATCGTCTTTCTCGACGTGCAGATGCCGGGGCTGACGGGGTTCGAGGTGGCGCGGCAGCTCGCGCAGCGGCCGCGGCCGCCACACGTGGTGTTCGTGACGGCGTTCGACCAGTACGCGCTGGACGCCTTCACGGTGAACGCGGTCGACTACCTGCTCAAGCCGGTGGAGCCGGCGCGCCTCGAGGAGGCGCTGGCTCGGGCCCGTAGCCGCATCGACCGGGCACGGTCGGGAGTCGTGTCGCCGCAGGCGCTGGCCGAGATCGTGGAAGCGGTGGCCGCGCGGCAGGCGCGGCGATCGCCCATCGTCGTCAAGGTCGACGACCGCATCCTGCTGGTGCAGGCCGAGGATCTCGTGTACGCCTCATTGAACGAGGACGAGGTCACGATCGTAGCCAGTCAGGTGACGGGGACGTCCAATTACCGGACGCTCGACGAGTTGCAGGCCCAGCTCGACCAGGCGACGTTCTGGCGGGTCCATCGCTCGTACCTCGTCAACATCAACAAGATCAAGGAGATAGTCCCCTGGTTCAGCCGGAATTTCATCCTGAGGATGCGCGACGCGAAGTCGACGGAGATCCCCGTGAGCCGGGCGCAGACCAAGCGGCTCCGGGACTACCTGCAGCTCTGA